The following coding sequences are from one Sciurus carolinensis chromosome 11, mSciCar1.2, whole genome shotgun sequence window:
- the LOC124960000 gene encoding olfactory receptor 226: MEWRNHSGRVSEFVLLGFPAPVPLRVLLFSLSLLAYVLVLSENTLIIVAIRNHSTLHKPMYFFLANMSFLEIWYVTVTIPKMLAGFIGFKQNHGQIISFEGCMTQLYFFLGLGCTECVLLAVMAYDRYVAICHPLHYPVIVSGRLCVQLAAGSWAGGFGISMVKVFLISRLSYCGPNIINHFFCDVSPLLNLSCTDMSTAELTDFVLAIFILLGPLSVTGASYMAITGAVMRIPSAAGRHKAFSTCASHLTVVVIFYAASIFIYARPKALSAFDTNKLVSVLYAVIVPLLNPIIYCLRNQEVKRALRRTLHLYQGQDANLRKSGRDG; encoded by the coding sequence ATGGAGTGGAGAAACCACAGTGGGAGAGTAAGTGAGTTTGTGTTGCTGGGCTTCCCGGCTCCTGTGCCTCTGCGGGTACTGTTgttctccctttctctgctgGCCTATGTGTTAGTGCTATCTGAAAACACCCTCATCATTGTGGCAATTAGGAACCATTCCACCCTTCACAAacccatgtatttttttctggctAATATGTCCTTCCTAGAGATCTGGTATGTCACGGTCACTATTCCGAAGATGCTTGCTGGCTTCATTGGGTTCAAGCAGAATCATGGACAGATAATCTCCTTTGAGGGTTGCATGACCCAGCTTTACTTTTTCCTAGGCTTGGGCTGCACTGAGTGTGTCCTTCTTGCTGTTATGGCttatgatcgctatgtggccatctgtcatcCTCTCCACTACCCTGTCATTGTGAGTGGCCGACTGTGTGTGCAGCTAGCTGCTGGCTCCTGGGCTGGAGGTTTTGGCATCTCCATGGTTAAAGTGTTTCTCATTTCTCGACTTTCTTACTGTGGCCCCAACATCAtcaaccacttcttctgtgatgtttCCCCATTGCTCAACCTTTCATGCACTGACATGTCTACAGCAGAACTTACGGACTTTGTTCTGGCCATTTTTATCCTGCTGGGGCCACTCTCTGTCACTGGAGCTTCCTACATGGCCATTACTGGTGCTGTGATGCGCATCCCCTCAGCGGCTGGACGccataaagccttttccacctgtgcctCTCACCTCACTGTTGTGGTCATCTTCTATGCAGCCAGTATCTTCATCTATGCCCGGCCTAAGGCTCTCTCAGCTTTTGACACCAACAAGCTGGTCTCTGTACTCTATGCTGTCATTGTACCGTTGCTCAATCCCATCATTTACTGCTTGCGTAACCAAGAGGTCAAGAGAGCCCTACGTCGAACTCTTCACCTGTACCAGGGACAGGATGCCAATCTGAGGAAATCTGGCAGAGATGGTTAG